The genomic interval GCAGCGCGTTGTTGAGCTCCTGGCCGGCGAGCGTGAAGTTGCCGACGTCGCGCGCCATGCGCGCAAGCCAGATGTGCGGCAGGGGCGCCTTCGGGTCGTCACGCGACGCTTTCGTGAACGCCGACACCGCGACTTCGCGCTGACCGGCGCGATATGCCGTGATGCCCTGATCCATATCCGAATTGCCGCGCGGCGCGAAGCTGAAGTACGCGGCGATCCCAATGACGATCACGCCGAGAACGACGGCGGGAACGAGCCAGCGCGGAAACCGCCGGCTGGTCGACGTGCTCACGACGACCGGTTCGGTCGGTGCAACCGCAGCTGCGGCAGCCGCAGCTGCGGCTGCCGCAGCTGCGGCTGCCGCCGGTGCGGCGGCGTAGCCGGAGCCGATCGGCGCGCTACGCTCGGGCTCGATGTCGCCCATCAACGCCGCGTCGAGCTTGAGGTACGCATTTCGCGCCGAGTTGACGTCGCTCTCCGTCGCGCGATACGCGGTGTCCTGCAATCGCGTGTGCACCGCCTCGAACTCGGCGAGCGAGTTCGCCTGATCGAAGTTGAGCATTTGACGCTGTCGTGCTTCGCGAATCAATGCCTGGCCCGTAAGCGCGCTCGCCGCGCTTGCTCCCACGAGCGAACGAAGCGCGGCTTCCACCGCGCTCCACGTCTCGATCAAATCGGCTGCGAGATCTTCAGTCCCGCGCGTCGCGTCCAGGCGGGCGACGGCGGGGCGCGCCGCATCGAGTGCGGCGCGTGCGCTTCGCTGCGTGGGAGTGGTGCCTGGGCTCACCGAACGATCTGGATGAGCCCGGCCTTCGCGCTGCCGCGGAGAAAGCTCTCCGCGTCGTGTGTCGGGATGCGAACTCCCGTCTGGCGGAAGCCGTGTTGCGACACTCCGCTCATGTATTCCTGCACCGAATGCGCAGGATTGCCCTTCTCGTCACGCATACGACGCACGATGTCCTCCCAGGACCCATGGAACGGGGTCCCGTCTGACGCGATGATCTGGTGCTCCGGCACAGCGAGGGCACTTCCCTCCCCCGTTTCGTCCTGCTTGTGCTCCGCGAGAGAGCTCAGCAAGCTGCCGAAGAGCTCGAGCTGGCCTCGAGCTTCAGCCGCCGGTGCAGTATCCGCGCCTGAGCGCGGTTCCAGCTCCATCAACATCGTATCGACGTCGTCCAGATCACCGGCGAGCTCCGCGAGACGCTCGTCCCACGGCTTGATCTCGGGATCGCTCTCCTCGAGGCGATAGAGCGAGCGCTTGAGCTCGATCAACCGCCAGATGCCCAACTCGTCCCAATGATCCTCGGGATTCGTGCGCTCGAAATGATAGAGCGCCGCCTCGTACTCACCCTGATCGTACAGGATGTTGGCGAGGTAGATCCGCGCTTCCGCATGATCGCTATCCAGCTGCAGCGAGCGGCGGAGCGAGCCAATGGCCGCGTCGTCGTCGCCCAGCCGATGCTGCGCGTAACCAACACACGCAATCGCCTCCGCCGAGTCGGGCACTTGCTGCGACGCGGTCTCGAAGAACTCCTTCGCGGTCTCGAAGAAGCCCTGATTCTCTCGAAGTGACCCCTCGCGGAAGAGCGACCGTCCGATCTGCAGCATGAGATCGACGTCATCCGCGTAACCAAGCTCGAGCGTCCGACGGAAACACCGCTGGGCGGCGACATCCTGACCGAGCTTCAGCAGGGTTTCGCCGAGACCGGCAAGCCCATCTTCATGTTCGGGTTCAAGGACGAGCGCCTGCTCGAAGGAGTGGCGGGCCCAAGCGTATTCCTCGCGCGCGAGCTGGGCGTATCCGACCCCTACATGCAGCTCCACCGAATTCGGATAGAGCGTGAGTCCTTCACGAAGTACGGTGAGCGCCTCGTCATACTGCCCTTCGTTATAGAGCTGATGCGCGCGTTCGTCGTACTCCTCAGAACTCAGGAACGGGGTGGCCATCGTCAGCAAGCCTCCAGCTCATGAGGGTACTGCTATAGTACCATCAGGGAGCCGCGAAGTTCAATGGCAAATCAAAGCAAAGCGCGAAGTGTGGAGCGGAGAGCGCTTGGACCGATGAAGGGAGGAACACCGTTGCGGTGCACGCTCCACACTTCAGCTGCTTCAGGCCCAATTATCGAGACTCTCTGAACCCCTCACGCTGACTCGGCACACATCGTTGCAATGCGTCCGGCGAGCGACGCATTCTGTTCGAGGAGGGCCAGATTGGCGTCGAGCGAAGTGCCTTTCGTCAAACGAGTTACGGCACTCAGTAGATAGGGGGTTACTTTCGCGCCCACGACGCCCTCACGCCGCGCTAAAGTTTGCGCCTCAGCGACCGCATTCTCCACGGCCCGCGCATCGAGCGCGTACGCCGCCGGCGGCGGCTGAACGACCAACAACGCCTGCGTTCTGCCAAGCGCACGATGGGCTCGCCAAATTTTCACGATGCGCTCCGCGTCGTCGGCGCGCGTGTCGAGCGGAATGCCTGTTTGCGCCGTGAAAAACCCCGGCAGCTCGCTCGTGCGATAGCCGACGACCGGCACGCCGTGGCTCTCCAGTCGTTCCCACGTTGCGCCGAGATCGAGAATGGATTTCGCGCCCGCGCACACGACGATCATCGGTGTTCGCGAGAGCTCCGCGAGATCGGCCGACTCATCGTACGGCGAGTCGCGATGCACACCACCGATTCCGCCGGTGGCAAACACTTCGATTCCAGCCTGACTCGCCAGCGACAACGTTGCAGCCACCGTCGTCGCACCGTCGTCGCCGTTCGCGATCGCGGGGGCCAAATCGCGCGCAGACACTTTGCGAACACCATCACGCCCGAGAAAGCGCTCCAGCTGCGGCGGAGTCAAACCGATCGTGGGCGTGCCGTTCACGACCGCGGTGATAGCCGCGACGGCACCACCCCCCTCCACGGCGCGCACCATTTGCTCGGCAGCAGCGCGGTTCTGCGGAATCGGCAGCCCCTGGGCGAGCACCGAGCTCTCGAGCGCGACGACCGGCCGTCCGTGCGCGAGCGCGTCGGCGATCGCCGGCAGGACGCGAATGAGTTCGTTCATGCGGGGAAAGTACTGCGCCCCCTCGCTCGGCGGCTCAGCTCTGAGGCTGCGACCGATGCAAAGGTTTGGCGGTGAGAATCAATCGCTCGGGCGCCGGGCCGAAGTATCGAATCGGCCAGCACGTCGTGAGCGTCAGCGTCGCGTCCGGCGTGCGAAACAGCGCGGGATCGTTCTTGTCGATCACGCGTCTCGCGACGATCCGCCAGGTCGTCACGCGCGAATCGGACTCCGTGACCACGGTGTCGCCAATGGCGAGCGCATCGAGATGATTGAAGTGTCGATCGCGATGCGCCGAAATCACGGCGTTGCCGGGCTCGCCGGGGTATGCGCTGCCGGGCAGGTGGCCTGGTCCGGCGTTCAACTCGTCGTCGCTCACACCTTCGAGCACGATCGCATCGAGCCCGATGCGCGGAATGATGATGTGCGCCATGGGCGCGCCCGCGACGAGCATTTCGCGCGGGCCGCGATTCAACGCAGCCGAACGCGCCGACGCCACCGCGCTGTGCGCCTGCGACTCATCCCAGGCGGTGCGCGCCTGGTCGGCCCGATACGCTCCGAACGCGTAGCGTCCACCGGTGGCCGAGAGAATCAGGCCGCCGGAGACGCAGAGCGCGAGGCCCAGCTGTCTACGCACGATCGCGCGCCGGCGTGCCGCCGCGCAGCAGGATCGTGCCGAGCAGAAGTGCGCCGGTGCCGATGAGCGCGAAGAGCGGCAGATCGCTCGCTGTTGCCGGCGCGCGCGTGCCGTTGCGGAACGTCGTCGTTTCGGCGGCGGCGGACGTCGTCGCGGCGCCGTTGGAGAGCGAATCGGCGGCGGTAACCGGCGCCGGCGTGACGCCCGCGGCCGAGTCGACCCACGTGCGCATGTTGGCGATCTGCGCGTGTGAGATGCTGTCGGACTGCATCTGCTGCTGGACGGCGACCGCGGCTTTGACCGAGTCGGCGGCCTTGTTCTTCGGCGGAATGAACGTCGTGAATTGCGCGCTGGCGATTCCGGGGATTCCGACGAACGCGGCGGCGACGAGGATGCGGCGAAGTGACTTCAGTGACATCAGTTACCCTCCTGTGGTCGAGAAGGGCATACTGTGGGCCATTGGACGACGGGCGTATGGGCGTATGGGCGTATGGGCGTATGGGCGTCGGGGCGTCGGGGCGTCGGGGCGGCGGCTTACGGCTTTTTGGGCCAGGCGGATACTATCGCGGCGCCGAGCTTTCCGAGCGTCAGGTGCGCCTCGTTGTCCGGCAAGTAGCGCGTGTCCGCATTCTGCTTCGTGAGGCCGCACGCGACGACGCGCGATTGCAGGCGGAACAGGGCGCATTCGGTGCGGACCGAATCAGTCGAGCCCGTCTTGTGCGGCGCGCTCACACCCTCGACGTACCGCTGCATCTGTTCGCCGTCGGCGTTATTGGCGAGCAGATCGAGCATCGCCGAATCCGCGGCCGGACTGACCGCGCGTCCCTGCGCGAGCAATTCAAAGAGGTGCGCCATCTCGTTCGGCGTCGTGACGCCGAGGCCGTACTTCACCGAGCTGTCCATCGCGACGCTGGTGAATCGCTGGAACGTCTTGGAATGCACCTTCGTGTGCGGAAGGCCAAGCGATTCCATCTTCGTCCAGACGCGGCGAATGGCGACCTTGTCGAGAATGAGATTCGTTGCCGTGTTGTCGCTCAAGACGATCATCAGCGCGGCGGCGTCGTGCACGCTCAGACTCATGCCCGAATGCATGAACTGCAACACGCCGCTTCCGGGCACTTGATCGATCTTCAGGACCGTGATCGGATCGTCGAGCGACAGCTCGTGCTTCTCGGCGAGATCGTACAGCGTGACGAGAATTGGAACCTTGATCAGACTCGCGGTGGGAAACGTTTCATCGCCGCGGAGCGACAGGCGTTCGCCGGTATCGAGGTTGAGCACCGAGTAGCCAAGCACGCCATGGTGTGCGCTGGCGATGCCGTCGAGCGTGCGATGCAACGCGGCGGTGTCGGCATGGGTGAATTGGGCTGAGACGGTGGATGAGAAGACGGCAAGTAACGCGGCTGTCATCCCGAGCGAGCGAAGCGGGTCGAGGGATGACGACCGGGTTCGCGTTTCGGGCCCTTTGACATTCATCACGTCACCACCGCCCGCTTGTCCTCGTACTTCTTCCACGTCTCCTCCTTCAAGATCTCATCGATCATCTCCACCGCGCGCTCCAGCTCATCATCGCTCGTGTAGAAGTGCGGCGCCACACGAATGCCCGCGCCAGGCCGATAGTCGACGATGACGTCGCTTGCCAGCAGCGCCTGCGCGACGCCGTACGCGTGCGGTACGTCGAACGCCACGGTGCCGCCGCGCCGCGCGGGATCGCGCGGCGCGGTCACGCGATAGCCGCGCGCATCCGCGAGCTCGATGAGGCGCGACGTCTGCCGCACACTCTTCTCGCGCACGCGCTCGATCCCTGCCCGCCGCACGATGCGCGGCCCTTCGATCGCGGCGAACAATGCCGGAATGGGCGGCGTGCCATTGAGCCAACGCCACGCGTGATCGGCATACTGCATCTCGGCATCGAACGCGAACGGCTTCGCGTGCGCCTGCCATCCGGTGAACGCCGGCGACAACCCACTCGTCGTCTCTGGCGATGCGTAGAGGAACGCGCCGCCTGGTCCGCCGCACAACCATTTCAGCACGCCGCCGCTCAGGAAATCGGCGCCGATCGCCTTGACGTCGACCGGAATCACGCCGACGGAATGAAACGCGTCGAGCGACACGAGCGCGCCAACGTCATGCGCGCGGCGGCAGATCGCCGCGGCGTCCATGATGAAGGCCGAGCGAAACAGCACGTGCGAGATCGCGACGAGGCGCGTGCGTTCATCGATCGCGTCGATGACCCGCTGCGTGTCGATGCCGACGCCGTCGTCGCTCGGGACGACCACGATGCGCGCACCGAGCCGTCGTGCCAAGCCATCGTAGACGTAGCGCACCGACGGGAAATCGAGCTCGGTCATCACGATCGTGTCGCGGCCATTGCCGTAGTCGAGCGACGACAGCACCGACGCCTGCGCGATGGTGACGTTGGGAATCATCGCCACTTCGCCGTTGCCGGCGCCGATCAGCGGCGCGATCTCGTCGCCCACCGACACGGGCATTTCCCACCAGCCTTTCGCCCACGCGCGCACACCCAGCTCGGCCCATTGATCCACGTACTCGGCGAGTCGCTCGGGAACTGCACGCGGCATGGCGCCGAGCGAGTTCGAGACGAGATACGTCGTACGTTCGAGAATTGGAAACTCGGCGCGAAACTGCAGCAGCGGATCGGTCACGCGGCGCCCTCGGCGTGTACCGCGCGGCGGTTCGCCATGCTCGCGGCGAACAACACCACCGCGACGCCGACGATGACGAGCAGCGCTTTCCATTCGTCGGCCGAGAGCGTGGAGAGAATCCACGCGATGACGATGAAGGCGAGCACCGGTATGATGGCCGAAAAGGGAACGCGGAACGGCACGCCGTCCGAGTGTACATCCATGCGACGCAGCTTCAACACCGCGATGCAGCAGGCCGCGTAGACGAGGAGAATCGATCCGTTGGCGATGATCGCGAGACGCTCGAAGCTGCCGCTGACCGCGAGGATGATGACGATCACGGTCTGCAACATGATCGCAATGTGCGGCGTGTGAAAGCGCGCATGCACGGCGCCGATCGGCGCGGGGAGAAATCCATCGCGCGCGAATGCGTAAAGCGTGCGCGGGACCGCGAGCGTCATCCCGCTGATGTAGCCGAACATCGACACCGCCATGCCGACGAGTATGAGCGTGCGTCCCCAGGCGCCGAACGCGACCGCCGCGGCTTCGGCGAGCGGTGTCTTTTGTCCAACGAGCGCGGGGCCAAGAATGCCCTGCGTGACGATCTGGACGACGAGATAAAAAATTGTCACCGCCGCCATGGCGATGAAGATCGCGCGCGGTACCGTGCGCGCGGGATCATGCACTTCGCCGCCCGGCACGAGCGCGGTCTCGACACCGAGGAAGGCGAAGATCAGCACCGCCGAGGCGCGGGCGACGCTGCCTGCGGCCGGAGCGCTCGCGACGACGAGATTCTCGTGCTTCACGGCGCCGATGCCGGCGACGATCAACAGCAGCAGCGGCAGCAGCTTCGCGACCGTCATGGTTGCATTGAAGCGATTCGCGCCGCGCACGCCGGCGACGTTGAGCGCCGCGAGCGCGACGAGAATGATCGTGATGGCGATTCCGCGCACATTCGCGAGCGACGGAATGAGCGCCACCAGCGCGTCGGCGAAGAAGGACGACACCGCGGCCGTCGCCGCCGTGATGCCGGCCCACATCAGCACGCCGGTGACGAAGCCGATGAGCGGTCCGAACGCGACTTCGACATAGGCATACACGCCGCCGGTGAGTGAGACGCGGCTACCCGCCTCGGCGAAGCACAGCACGATGAGGCCCATGGCGACGGCGCAGACGACATAGGCGATCGGAGCCGCGGCGCCGAGCGCGCCGGCGGCGGCGGCCGGCAAGCGGAAGATGCCTCCGCCGATGGTGATGTTGACGATGCTGGCTGCCAATCCCCACACGCCGACGGCGCGGAGCAGCGAGGCTTCGTTGTTTTGTCGGGGCACGCGGTAAGAGTAGAGGCGGCCCCGTGTGTCCGCCACCGTTGAACCATTGACCGAGGGCTGTTGGGGGTGGGTAACGTACTGGCGCGGTTCTTCCGCAGTCACCGGCAACTCGCACGAGGAGAAATACCATGCGTCGCTCGATTCATCTCGCGGTGGTGTGCCTGATCGCCGCCGCCGTCACGCCGTTACGCGCGCAATCCGGCGCGTTCACTCTCATGTCCGATACGTCGTCCGCGCGCGCTGATTCCGTGAACGTGGCACTGGCGCCGCGGGTGCCACAGGTTGTGACGCCGCGCACAGCTGAGGATCGCGTCGCGGGAGGGTCGCTCACCGGAATGCGCGCGGGCGTGCATCGGCAGGAAACCGTGCGGCCGCTCATCCCGAACGCGGCGGCGACCAATCCGCACCTCGGCCAATCGCGTGCGATGATGGTGGTTGGCGCGGCGGCGCTGATCGCGGGCGCGATCATCGGCGGCGATCCCGGCACGATCATCATGGTCGGGGGAGCGGTGATCGGGCTATACGGGTTGTATCAGTATCTGCAATGAGGGGCGTCGGGGCGTCGGGGCGTCGGGGCGTCGGGGCGTCGGGGCGTCGGGGCGTATGAACGACGTTTTAGATGGCTCGTGACGGTTGCTTCCTCACGAGTGTAAATGTCTGTAGTAGGTCATCATACGCCCATACGCCCATACGCCCATACGCCCATACGCCCATTCGCCCATTCGCCCATTCGCCCATTCGCCCAGCCTATGACCCGTACTTCGTCCTCTCACAAACCGCGTCGCGTCGCCCTCGTCCTTGGCGGGGGCGGCATGAAGGGCTTCGCGCACATTGGCGTCATGCATGCGATGGAAGAGCGCGGGATCGTTCCGTCGCTCTACGCCGGCACGAGCATCGGTGCGATGCTCGCCGCGGCGCGCGTGGGCGGCATGCCGATCGACGAGCTGAACAAGCGCGCTGCATCGCTTCGGCGGCGCGATCTCTTTCGGTTGAATCATTTCGGCATGCTGCTCGAGCGCATGCGCTCTCCGTCGATCTACCTCGAGGACCCGCTGCGCGACTTGACGCGTGCGGTCGTACCGGCGGGCACGTTCAATGATCTGCCACAGCCGCTGCTGGTGAACACGGTGGATCTCGAGCGCGGCGCGCCGATCATCTGGGGCGCGCCCGGGCTGCGCGATGTGAACGTGCAGGACGCGGTGTACGCGTCGTGCGCGCTGCCAGGCTACTTCCCGCCCGGCTACGTCGGCGAGCGGCTGTGCGTGGACGGCGGCGTCGTGGATAATCTGCCGGTGGGTATGGCCGCGCTGAATGCGGATTTGATCATCGCGGTGGACGTGGGCAGCACCGACTTGCGTCCGATTCACGACGGCCTCTCGCTCGGCTTCGCGAACATCTACATGCGCGCGGCGACGACGATGATGCACGCGCTGCAGCAGTTTCCGCTCACGCACTGGAACGGTCCGCCGATGGTGCTCATTCGTCCGCGCTGCGGCGAGGACTGGTTGAGCTTCACGAACATCGCCGCGACGATCGAAGAAGGACATCGCGCGGCGCTCAAGGCGTTCGAGGACATCGACGCGTTCTACGATCAGCCGGGCGGTGTGTATCCGCGACGGCGGTTCGAGCTCGAGGTGGATCGCGAGAAGTGTGTCGGCTGCGGACTCTGCGTATCGCTCGCGCCGAACCTCATGGGATTGGACGCGCAGGGGAAGGCGTATCCGCGCACGAAGACGGTCGATTGGTCTCCGGCCGACGGCGACTTCGTGGCGTACTGTCCGACGAACGCGATCATCGCGAGGAAGACGGAGCGAATCGTGCCGCTCAAGGCGGGCGAGCGCGGGGCGGCGTAACAGCGCTCCGCCGCGAAAGGGGTCCTTCGCTGCGCCGCGCTTCGCTCAGGATGACGCTTAGTCCCCGAGCCGCTTGATCTCCAGCACGTCCGAGATCTTCGCGCCGTCCCAGATGTAGCGGAGATGCTTCTGCTCCTTGCAGTGCGACAGCACGCGCGGACGGAACACCGCCACGCATCGCCCGCTGTCCTGGCGAACGGAGTCGTACACGATCCCGTTCGAGCCGCCCGCGCGCAACGCGCCGCCGACGAGCTGCGACGACGTGTAGTCGTCGAGACGGTAGACCTCGGGTAATACCCGCTTCATACCGCGCAGGTCGTGCAGCGACGCCTTCACCGTCATCGTGAGCACGCGCATGTCGAGCTCGCAGCGCGCCTGTTTCGTCGCGCGCATGAACCGCTCGCGATGATACCGCGTCTCGGCGATCGCCGTCGATTCGCGCTGCGCCGCGTAGAACACGCCGTAGGTGCCGCTGCTGAAGCGGCTGCCTTCCGGTGAGAGATGCGTGAACGCCGCCATGATGTAGCCCGCGCCCGGGCCGACGACGCGCTCGTCGCGCGGCACGAGCGAAAGATCACCGGCGGCATCGCGCAGGCGCGGATTGAACGCCGACTCGATGGCGAGCACCGCGTCGAGATCGGCGGGCCTGGCGACGCGCTCGAACAGCGAGATCGGCGGAAAGATGCTCGGGATGATCCGCACCGCGTTGCGCCAGTGCACTCGACGCACCGGGATGGGCCGGTCGGGCGACGGGGTGAGCGGAACGATACCCACGCCAGTCGGCGTCGCAACGTCAGGCAAAGTCGCCGCCCCGCTCGCCGTCGAGGTAGGCGCGGACGAGAAACAATCCGGCGACGCCGCTCAGCATGAGATCGAGCGCGCGGCGTCCCTCGAACAGCGGCGCGTCGTTCGGCCGATGAATCCACACGGCCGCGGCCGCGTCGGGCAGCAGTATTCGCAAACTCTTATAAATGCCGAACACGTGGGACAACCGCTCCAGCGTGTCGGGCGGCAGGGCGCCGGGCGCCGATTTCTTCCAGCGGAAGAACGTCGTGCGCGAGGTGAGGCCCAGGAGCGCCATCTGTTGCGGGGCGTCGAGGCCCCATTCGTCGCAGATGCGATAGAAGGTGGAGAGCCCGGCCCGGGCCACGGCCGCGGGGTCGAGCGAGCCCAGCTCGGGAGCGAGTGCGGTATTGGGTGCGCGAATGACCATGTCGCCTGCCGTCGTCGGTAGCGGCAAGATAGTACCATTTGGTACTAAAACACAAGTATTGGTCTAAACGGTATGGCCCGCGAAGGTCAGTGGCGCGTCCAGACGACGATGACCGCGCACTGGTTGCGGCGCTCGAATTCGCGCGGCGCTTCGGCCGGCGTGTAGATCTCCATCGACTTGATGTCCTCGAGGTCCACGAGATGATTCAGCTCGTCGATGTCCTCGAGCACCGGCAGGCCCATACCGTTCAGGTACAGCACCGGCAAGCACGGCTCGCCGCGAATGCGCACGCCCAGCTTGCCGTTCGCCATGCGTACCATGGGCGTCCGCGCCGAGTGTTCGAGAATCTCGGTCACGCTTCTGATCGACATCGCCGTCAGGTCGCTCGCCGTAAAGAAGCTGCCGATTCCGGCCGAGCGCCGTGCCTCGAAGCCATTGTCCATGTCGCGAATGCGCTTGCCGTTGATCTTCACCGTATCGAGCACCGACATGATCGTCGGCAGCGTGATCTCGACCCACTGCACGCTGTCGGGAATGACGTTGACGGGCCGTTCGTCGGGGAAGAACCCGATCGCGCGCGTGACGAGCGTTTGCGTGCCGGCGCGCCCGGCGACCACTGTGAACACCCCGTTGTCGTCGGCGGCGAGGTCGTCGCCACCGTCGATCGACACGTGCGCGTGCGGAATGGGACCGCCGTTGCTGCCGACGACGTTGCCGCGAATGGCGACGCGCACCGGGCCGCCGATGAACAGATCGTGCTGCGCGACGCCGTTGGGGGGCACACGTACCGCGACGGCCCCCGTGCGGTCGTCGCGCCGCGCCGCCAGCAGCGTGACTTCGACGTTGGGCGGGACGCCGCACAGCACGAACCAGCCTTCGTCAGTCGTATGAGCGGCGGTGCTCACCGGGCGCGCCGTGACTCCGCGTCCCCGCGTGAAGTCGATCTCCGACCAGCGCGCGCTGACGTCGGCGTCGGGAGCGACGGTGTGCGACGTCGCATCGAACACGCGGCCAACCATGACGCCGGCTGAATCCGTGATGGCCTTGGCACCGCACTCGATCGTTCGCAGGTGCTCCGCGGACGGAATCGACAGCGGCAGCCACGCCCCGCCGCGCGTGACGTCGACCATCGTCGCGTTCGCGCGCAGGCCGAGCGAGTCGAGCGCGTGATGATAGAAGGTCGCCAGATAGCGGCCGGGCGGCAGATTCTCCGCGGCATACTCGCCACGTTCGTTGGTCTGGAGCGAGACTGGCCGAGCCT from Gemmatimonadaceae bacterium carries:
- a CDS encoding RES family NAD+ phosphorylase gives rise to the protein MGIVPLTPSPDRPIPVRRVHWRNAVRIIPSIFPPISLFERVARPADLDAVLAIESAFNPRLRDAAGDLSLVPRDERVVGPGAGYIMAAFTHLSPEGSRFSSGTYGVFYAAQRESTAIAETRYHRERFMRATKQARCELDMRVLTMTVKASLHDLRGMKRVLPEVYRLDDYTSSQLVGGALRAGGSNGIVYDSVRQDSGRCVAVFRPRVLSHCKEQKHLRYIWDGAKISDVLEIKRLGD
- a CDS encoding amino acid permease, whose protein sequence is MPRQNNEASLLRAVGVWGLAASIVNITIGGGIFRLPAAAAGALGAAAPIAYVVCAVAMGLIVLCFAEAGSRVSLTGGVYAYVEVAFGPLIGFVTGVLMWAGITAATAAVSSFFADALVALIPSLANVRGIAITIILVALAALNVAGVRGANRFNATMTVAKLLPLLLLIVAGIGAVKHENLVVASAPAAGSVARASAVLIFAFLGVETALVPGGEVHDPARTVPRAIFIAMAAVTIFYLVVQIVTQGILGPALVGQKTPLAEAAAVAFGAWGRTLILVGMAVSMFGYISGMTLAVPRTLYAFARDGFLPAPIGAVHARFHTPHIAIMLQTVIVIILAVSGSFERLAIIANGSILLVYAACCIAVLKLRRMDVHSDGVPFRVPFSAIIPVLAFIVIAWILSTLSADEWKALLVIVGVAVVLFAASMANRRAVHAEGAA
- a CDS encoding antitoxin Xre/MbcA/ParS toxin-binding domain-containing protein gives rise to the protein MVIRAPNTALAPELGSLDPAAVARAGLSTFYRICDEWGLDAPQQMALLGLTSRTTFFRWKKSAPGALPPDTLERLSHVFGIYKSLRILLPDAAAAVWIHRPNDAPLFEGRRALDLMLSGVAGLFLVRAYLDGERGGDFA
- a CDS encoding aminotransferase class V-fold PLP-dependent enzyme, translating into MTDPLLQFRAEFPILERTTYLVSNSLGAMPRAVPERLAEYVDQWAELGVRAWAKGWWEMPVSVGDEIAPLIGAGNGEVAMIPNVTIAQASVLSSLDYGNGRDTIVMTELDFPSVRYVYDGLARRLGARIVVVPSDDGVGIDTQRVIDAIDERTRLVAISHVLFRSAFIMDAAAICRRAHDVGALVSLDAFHSVGVIPVDVKAIGADFLSGGVLKWLCGGPGGAFLYASPETTSGLSPAFTGWQAHAKPFAFDAEMQYADHAWRWLNGTPPIPALFAAIEGPRIVRRAGIERVREKSVRQTSRLIELADARGYRVTAPRDPARRGGTVAFDVPHAYGVAQALLASDVIVDYRPGAGIRVAPHFYTSDDELERAVEMIDEILKEETWKKYEDKRAVVT
- a CDS encoding tetratricopeptide repeat protein, producing MSPGTTPTQRSARAALDAARPAVARLDATRGTEDLAADLIETWSAVEAALRSLVGASAASALTGQALIREARQRQMLNFDQANSLAEFEAVHTRLQDTAYRATESDVNSARNAYLKLDAALMGDIEPERSAPIGSGYAAAPAAAAAAAAAAAAAAAAVAPTEPVVVSTSTSRRFPRWLVPAVVLGVIVIGIAAYFSFAPRGNSDMDQGITAYRAGQREVAVSAFTKASRDDPKAPLPHIWLARMARDVGNFTLAGQELNNALQLDPNNALALREMGASLLQQGNAELARRFYVRAVQADPTDKMSQGYLGCALMRLNRVSEGTTFITRAGPGPWSNCAAPAGAVGQSTTQPPPIPH
- a CDS encoding serine hydrolase; the protein is MTAALLAVFSSTVSAQFTHADTAALHRTLDGIASAHHGVLGYSVLNLDTGERLSLRGDETFPTASLIKVPILVTLYDLAEKHELSLDDPITVLKIDQVPGSGVLQFMHSGMSLSVHDAAALMIVLSDNTATNLILDKVAIRRVWTKMESLGLPHTKVHSKTFQRFTSVAMDSSVKYGLGVTTPNEMAHLFELLAQGRAVSPAADSAMLDLLANNADGEQMQRYVEGVSAPHKTGSTDSVRTECALFRLQSRVVACGLTKQNADTRYLPDNEAHLTLGKLGAAIVSAWPKKP
- a CDS encoding pseudouridine-5'-phosphate glycosidase, whose translation is MNELIRVLPAIADALAHGRPVVALESSVLAQGLPIPQNRAAAEQMVRAVEGGGAVAAITAVVNGTPTIGLTPPQLERFLGRDGVRKVSARDLAPAIANGDDGATTVAATLSLASQAGIEVFATGGIGGVHRDSPYDESADLAELSRTPMIVVCAGAKSILDLGATWERLESHGVPVVGYRTSELPGFFTAQTGIPLDTRADDAERIVKIWRAHRALGRTQALLVVQPPPAAYALDARAVENAVAEAQTLARREGVVGAKVTPYLLSAVTRLTKGTSLDANLALLEQNASLAGRIATMCAESA
- a CDS encoding tetratricopeptide repeat protein — its product is MATPFLSSEEYDERAHQLYNEGQYDEALTVLREGLTLYPNSVELHVGVGYAQLAREEYAWARHSFEQALVLEPEHEDGLAGLGETLLKLGQDVAAQRCFRRTLELGYADDVDLMLQIGRSLFREGSLRENQGFFETAKEFFETASQQVPDSAEAIACVGYAQHRLGDDDAAIGSLRRSLQLDSDHAEARIYLANILYDQGEYEAALYHFERTNPEDHWDELGIWRLIELKRSLYRLEESDPEIKPWDERLAELAGDLDDVDTMLMELEPRSGADTAPAAEARGQLELFGSLLSSLAEHKQDETGEGSALAVPEHQIIASDGTPFHGSWEDIVRRMRDEKGNPAHSVQEYMSGVSQHGFRQTGVRIPTHDAESFLRGSAKAGLIQIVR
- a CDS encoding class D sortase → MRRQLGLALCVSGGLILSATGGRYAFGAYRADQARTAWDESQAHSAVASARSAALNRGPREMLVAGAPMAHIIIPRIGLDAIVLEGVSDDELNAGPGHLPGSAYPGEPGNAVISAHRDRHFNHLDALAIGDTVVTESDSRVTTWRIVARRVIDKNDPALFRTPDATLTLTTCWPIRYFGPAPERLILTAKPLHRSQPQS
- a CDS encoding patatin-like phospholipase family protein, giving the protein MTRTSSSHKPRRVALVLGGGGMKGFAHIGVMHAMEERGIVPSLYAGTSIGAMLAAARVGGMPIDELNKRAASLRRRDLFRLNHFGMLLERMRSPSIYLEDPLRDLTRAVVPAGTFNDLPQPLLVNTVDLERGAPIIWGAPGLRDVNVQDAVYASCALPGYFPPGYVGERLCVDGGVVDNLPVGMAALNADLIIAVDVGSTDLRPIHDGLSLGFANIYMRAATTMMHALQQFPLTHWNGPPMVLIRPRCGEDWLSFTNIAATIEEGHRAALKAFEDIDAFYDQPGGVYPRRRFELEVDREKCVGCGLCVSLAPNLMGLDAQGKAYPRTKTVDWSPADGDFVAYCPTNAIIARKTERIVPLKAGERGAA